From a region of the Corallococcus coralloides DSM 2259 genome:
- a CDS encoding ComEA family DNA-binding protein, whose product MGPGRADAASPRMQYVGVVNLNEATAAELDLLPGVGEKAAQRILEHRKKRPFGRVEELVRVKGFGKKKFLKLRAHLALTGPTTLKKEQVPAGLAPGREASATNP is encoded by the coding sequence ATGGGACCGGGGCGTGCGGATGCCGCCAGTCCACGCATGCAATACGTGGGGGTGGTCAACCTGAACGAAGCCACGGCGGCGGAGCTGGACCTGCTGCCGGGCGTGGGTGAGAAGGCGGCGCAGCGCATCCTCGAGCACCGCAAGAAGCGGCCCTTCGGTCGCGTCGAGGAGCTGGTCCGGGTCAAGGGCTTCGGCAAGAAGAAGTTCCTCAAGCTGAGGGCCCACCTGGCCCTCACCGGCCCCACGACCCTCAAGAAGGAGCAGGTCCCCGCCGGGCTGGCGCCGGGAAGGGAGGCAAGCGCCACGAACCCATGA
- a CDS encoding DUF4175 family protein — MNLETPQSPAPELPPPPPPPAPPPPARREARSGGVAELLAQVRARQRRQLWAQGLLLGAVAALVLLFATGLLGRAVPGLARSLLWLALPVGAAVAYVFGVVLAHRQVGDDARTARLVGQRRPELSLDVLAAVELSRERREEAGWSPQLADAFLRQMDDRARTVDPGLVVDRQPLRRVAMACGGAVLALAVLMFFVGGRWAAGWKHLREQAARPETAAQAEPITGDIELTYRYPAYTGLAPRTVPGTNGEVSAPAGTEVVLKTRSDRPIERAEVVVNDQTLPLTVTGGRELTGSFVAKQAGHYHFVFYGARAKPLAVGPDIPLTVEADKAPQVTLLTPSTEIEVDPGQTVTLKYEATDDYGLSGLSLVYRMPGAKQETRVNLPREDSRRSRGTFNWDLGPLKPAPGDRITYYVEAKDNDAVEGPKKGVSRTQTLRVYSAAEHRRAALEKAEVLWGRLVDHLADRLEGPDRAKQKDATAVETAKSVDSSGQQLADDFRAQGSELSREKDVPKEIVSALLNIGGELKRSVGTTADFRRLYLRTQRARGEDWGTGTRLTAVVEDEIEGLERDILYLESLLDRQKLEALQELTKQLANERRDLSRLIEQFKANPDEAAREQVMQQIQQLKSRIQELMQRMAELRKGIRDEHLNAEALSEMMQQEDMQGAMDEVERLMQEGKADEALAKLQELGMQMDEMLESMDKSQEDFGAEQYPELAEKFGKFMDDLQGTMDEQQKVAEQTRALRDQARGQNRERLKEKGQALKDELNRKLKQVQEDYQKLDPGRLNSRAARPLEEAQSELRNVENALKVDDFDLAAESAARAEDAARQLSSMGEQQRQLDEMFGNPPEVRQQSAKMAEQLKKDARDVADVSQQLQNLFPPPGSQLSQQEKQQLQQLGQRQQQLEQRAQGLRQQMEDMEQTAPLFGEEAGQQMDEIGQRMGEASQRMQGKDPGRGYGEQQAAMEGLKRFQQQMQQSQQGRKGGRGLPMPMGSGRRQEGNGRNPQDKVELPDEDAFQAPREFRKDLLDAMKQGAPEKYREQVKRYYEELVK, encoded by the coding sequence GTGAACCTCGAGACACCGCAGAGCCCAGCCCCCGAGCTGCCGCCCCCGCCGCCTCCTCCGGCCCCGCCTCCCCCGGCCCGGCGCGAAGCGCGCTCCGGAGGCGTGGCGGAGCTGCTCGCCCAGGTGCGCGCCCGCCAGCGCCGCCAGCTCTGGGCCCAGGGCCTGCTGCTGGGCGCCGTCGCGGCCCTCGTGCTCCTGTTCGCCACGGGCCTTCTGGGCCGCGCGGTGCCGGGGCTCGCCCGGAGCCTCCTGTGGCTCGCCCTGCCCGTGGGCGCGGCGGTGGCGTACGTCTTCGGCGTCGTGCTCGCGCACCGGCAGGTGGGCGACGACGCTCGCACCGCCCGGCTCGTGGGCCAGCGCCGCCCGGAGCTGTCGCTGGACGTGCTCGCCGCGGTGGAGCTGTCGCGCGAGCGCCGTGAAGAAGCCGGCTGGTCCCCCCAACTCGCCGACGCGTTCCTCCGGCAGATGGACGATCGCGCCCGCACGGTGGACCCCGGGCTCGTGGTGGACCGCCAGCCGCTGCGCCGCGTGGCCATGGCGTGCGGCGGAGCGGTGCTGGCGCTCGCGGTGCTGATGTTCTTCGTGGGTGGCCGCTGGGCCGCGGGCTGGAAGCACCTGCGCGAGCAGGCCGCGCGCCCGGAGACCGCCGCGCAGGCGGAGCCCATTACCGGCGACATCGAGCTGACCTACCGCTACCCCGCGTACACCGGTCTCGCGCCGCGCACCGTGCCCGGCACCAACGGCGAGGTCAGCGCGCCCGCCGGCACCGAGGTCGTGCTGAAGACGCGCTCGGACCGCCCCATCGAGCGCGCGGAGGTGGTGGTCAACGACCAGACGCTGCCCCTCACCGTCACCGGCGGCCGAGAGCTCACCGGCAGCTTCGTGGCGAAGCAGGCCGGCCACTACCACTTCGTCTTCTACGGCGCGCGCGCGAAGCCGCTCGCGGTGGGCCCGGACATCCCGCTCACCGTGGAGGCGGACAAGGCGCCCCAGGTGACGCTGCTCACGCCGTCCACGGAGATTGAGGTCGACCCCGGCCAGACGGTGACGCTCAAGTACGAGGCCACCGACGACTACGGCCTGTCCGGGCTGTCGCTGGTGTACCGCATGCCCGGCGCGAAGCAGGAGACGCGCGTGAACCTGCCGCGCGAGGACAGCCGCCGCAGCCGGGGCACCTTCAACTGGGACCTGGGCCCGCTCAAGCCCGCCCCCGGCGACCGCATCACCTACTACGTGGAGGCGAAGGACAACGACGCGGTGGAGGGCCCCAAGAAGGGCGTCAGCCGCACGCAGACCCTGCGCGTCTACAGCGCCGCCGAGCACCGCCGCGCCGCCCTGGAGAAGGCCGAGGTCCTGTGGGGCCGCCTCGTGGACCACCTGGCGGACCGCCTGGAGGGGCCCGACCGCGCGAAGCAGAAGGACGCGACCGCGGTGGAGACCGCGAAGTCCGTGGACTCGAGCGGCCAGCAGCTGGCGGACGACTTCCGCGCGCAAGGCTCCGAACTGTCCCGGGAGAAGGACGTGCCCAAGGAGATCGTCTCCGCGCTGCTGAACATCGGCGGGGAGCTCAAGCGCAGCGTGGGCACCACCGCCGACTTCCGCCGCCTGTACCTGCGCACCCAGCGCGCGCGCGGCGAGGACTGGGGCACCGGCACCCGGCTCACCGCCGTGGTGGAGGACGAAATCGAGGGCCTGGAGCGCGACATCCTCTACCTGGAGTCCCTTTTGGACCGGCAGAAGCTGGAGGCGCTCCAGGAGCTGACGAAGCAGCTGGCCAACGAGCGCCGCGACCTGTCGCGCCTCATCGAGCAGTTCAAGGCCAACCCGGACGAGGCCGCGCGCGAGCAGGTGATGCAGCAGATCCAACAGCTCAAGTCGCGCATCCAGGAGCTGATGCAGCGCATGGCGGAGCTGCGCAAGGGCATCCGCGACGAGCACCTCAATGCCGAGGCGCTGTCGGAGATGATGCAGCAGGAGGACATGCAGGGCGCCATGGATGAGGTCGAGCGCCTGATGCAGGAGGGCAAGGCGGACGAGGCCCTGGCGAAGCTCCAGGAGCTGGGCATGCAGATGGACGAGATGCTCGAGTCCATGGACAAGTCCCAGGAGGACTTCGGCGCGGAGCAGTACCCGGAGCTGGCGGAGAAGTTCGGCAAGTTCATGGATGACCTGCAGGGCACCATGGACGAGCAGCAGAAGGTCGCCGAGCAGACGCGCGCCCTGCGCGACCAGGCCCGCGGGCAGAACCGCGAGCGGCTCAAGGAGAAGGGCCAGGCCCTCAAGGACGAGCTCAACCGCAAGCTGAAGCAGGTGCAGGAGGACTACCAGAAGCTGGACCCGGGCCGACTCAACAGCCGCGCGGCCCGCCCGCTGGAGGAGGCCCAGTCCGAGCTGCGCAACGTGGAGAACGCGCTCAAGGTGGACGACTTCGACCTGGCCGCGGAGTCCGCCGCGCGCGCCGAGGACGCCGCGCGCCAGCTGTCCAGCATGGGCGAGCAGCAGCGCCAGCTGGATGAGATGTTCGGCAATCCGCCGGAGGTGCGCCAGCAGTCCGCGAAGATGGCGGAGCAGCTCAAGAAGGACGCGCGCGACGTGGCGGACGTGAGCCAGCAGCTGCAGAACCTCTTCCCGCCACCGGGCTCGCAGCTGTCGCAGCAGGAGAAGCAGCAGCTCCAGCAGCTGGGCCAGCGCCAGCAGCAGCTGGAGCAGCGCGCGCAGGGCCTGCGCCAGCAGATGGAGGACATGGAGCAGACGGCGCCGCTGTTCGGAGAAGAGGCCGGCCAGCAGATGGATGAGATTGGCCAGCGCATGGGCGAGGCGTCCCAGCGCATGCAGGGCAAGGACCCGGGCCGCGGTTACGGTGAACAGCAGGCCGCCATGGAAGGCCTCAAGCGCTTCCAGCAGCAGATGCAGCAGAGCCAGCAGGGCCGCAAGGGCGGCCGCGGGCTGCCCATGCCCATGGGCTCCGGCCGCCGCCAGGAGGGCAACGGCCGCAACCCGCAGGACAAGGTGGAGCTGCCGGACGAGGACGCGTTCCAGGCGCCTCGCGAGTTCCGCAAGGACCTGCTGGACGCGATGAAGCAGGGCGCGCCGGAGAAATACCGCGAGCAGGTGAAGCGCTACTACGAGGAGCTGGTGAAGTGA
- a CDS encoding MarR family winged helix-turn-helix transcriptional regulator, with the protein MKDTQAPESIPGPDGSRSRGSQQQQQLGEVLEFMRLLWAVDHGLQSTSKRMESTLGLTGPQRLVIRLVGRFPGITAGTLANILHVHPSTLTGVLKRLEKRGLLERKSDPLDGRKALFALTDSGRALDIPSEGTVESAVQRVLARLARDRIVFTQEVLKALAEELGGLSAPLEDTPASSRPIPPAEG; encoded by the coding sequence ATGAAGGACACACAAGCCCCGGAGTCGATACCAGGCCCGGACGGCAGCAGGTCCCGGGGTTCGCAACAGCAGCAGCAGTTGGGCGAGGTGCTGGAGTTCATGCGCCTCCTGTGGGCCGTGGATCATGGCCTGCAGTCCACGTCCAAGCGGATGGAGTCCACGCTGGGACTCACCGGCCCGCAGCGGCTGGTCATCCGGCTCGTGGGCCGCTTCCCGGGCATCACCGCCGGCACGCTCGCCAACATCCTCCACGTGCACCCCAGCACGCTCACCGGCGTGCTCAAGCGCCTGGAGAAGCGCGGCCTGCTGGAGCGCAAGTCGGATCCGCTCGACGGCCGCAAGGCGCTCTTCGCGCTGACCGACTCCGGCCGCGCGCTGGACATCCCGTCCGAGGGCACCGTCGAGTCCGCCGTGCAGCGCGTGCTCGCCCGCCTGGCGCGCGACCGCATCGTCTTCACCCAGGAAGTGCTCAAGGCGCTCGCCGAGGAGCTGGGCGGCCTCTCCGCGCCCCTGGAGGACACTCCGGCGTCCTCCCGCCCCATCCCTCCCGCCGAAGGCTGA
- a CDS encoding Ig-like domain-containing protein, giving the protein MNEGAWKWSAVGMFLLGLGMLAPTPARACIATDCSRQGVRFPLPEDGGVVPANVPGLVAIPPLDESVDPSTVRLLLPDGAPVSATVTAGAHETQVLVPDAPLEPGTRYRIEAKESCGRQPPGARSVTFTAGPALPLPTTLGTLTADTPLRGSFNIYGDWICSEGMEQGESTTLRFTPSPELVPFLPWVHWTVEVDGKPWRYATHGVLSSTGEDNVEWHRSDNVWKLLFLYTVCVSRSCSGQPPDDSLLPGVHRATLTATLEHANLTLPPVSVDFELSCPTRGALAEGHPRAQCADGGSWNGGGSVDEDPRSVPGDSKKGCTQAGGGLTVLGLLATLRLWNGRSSRRAKP; this is encoded by the coding sequence ATGAACGAAGGCGCCTGGAAATGGAGCGCGGTGGGGATGTTCCTCCTGGGACTGGGCATGCTCGCTCCCACGCCGGCGCGCGCATGCATCGCGACCGACTGCTCCCGGCAGGGAGTGCGCTTCCCTCTCCCCGAGGACGGCGGAGTGGTGCCCGCGAACGTCCCCGGGCTGGTGGCGATACCGCCGCTTGACGAGAGCGTGGATCCGTCCACCGTCCGGCTGCTGCTGCCGGATGGAGCGCCGGTGTCCGCGACCGTCACGGCGGGCGCGCACGAGACACAGGTCCTGGTCCCGGACGCGCCGCTGGAGCCGGGCACCCGGTACCGTATCGAGGCCAAGGAGTCCTGCGGGCGCCAGCCGCCCGGGGCCCGGTCCGTGACCTTCACCGCCGGTCCAGCCCTGCCCCTGCCCACGACCCTCGGCACCCTGACGGCCGACACACCGCTCCGGGGTTCCTTCAATATCTACGGGGACTGGATCTGCAGCGAAGGAATGGAGCAGGGGGAATCAACCACGCTGCGCTTCACACCGTCACCGGAGCTGGTGCCGTTCCTTCCGTGGGTGCATTGGACGGTGGAGGTGGATGGCAAGCCCTGGAGGTACGCGACGCACGGCGTGCTGTCCTCCACGGGTGAGGACAACGTCGAGTGGCATCGCTCCGACAACGTCTGGAAACTGCTCTTCCTCTACACGGTGTGCGTCTCCAGGAGCTGCTCGGGGCAGCCCCCGGACGACAGCCTCCTGCCGGGCGTGCACCGGGCCACGCTCACGGCGACGCTGGAGCACGCGAACCTCACGCTTCCCCCCGTGAGCGTGGACTTCGAGCTGAGCTGCCCGACGAGGGGCGCGCTCGCGGAAGGCCACCCGCGGGCCCAATGCGCGGATGGGGGATCCTGGAATGGCGGAGGGTCCGTGGACGAGGACCCGCGCTCCGTGCCAGGCGACTCCAAGAAGGGCTGCACCCAGGCCGGAGGAGGATTGACGGTGCTGGGCCTGCTCGCCACGCTCCGGCTCTGGAACGGCCGGAGCTCACGCCGCGCGAAGCCCTGA
- a CDS encoding peptidase MA family metallohydrolase: protein MSRRTHATIPCLGVLCALVLAVPTAFAQPPDAALKEEVKQRLGKVEQSLDDWDVGSARRELAEVEKRVPSELEPLKYFQGRVAFEEGQYDDAVTLLEGANIEDKPGSYLRLAKDTRAIVKDHQRAESEHFIFFYPKGKEEILVPYALETLEAIHRALAEDLGWTPPGKVRVEVVNNARELSRVSTLTEKQIRTTGTIAICKFNKLMVTSPKAVAQGYDWQDTLAHEYVHLVVSQLSHNTVPIWLHEGLAKFLESRWRGKGGLAMTPSTQALLGKRVKEDKLIPFEKMHPSIAMLPTAEDAATAFAEVFYAIDYIHGTQGTAGLRTLLQELKAGQPDKKAVEAATGMPFPLFEKTWLSYVKKQPFPQELVPRDDRVVLKEDAKGAQKDSEKKGREISFGGFSEVTEVPARKFAHLGEVLRERNRVKAAAEEYARAHKLVGDKYESVSNKFALALLELRRLDEAESVLRGSLRMHPGSPSTNVHLGRILLFRKDYPKAKTAYLEALASDPFDPEIHVALTRIHGALGETALASRTRTAAANLTGLKPDDVDRAAQAFLRAEDELSETKNVPAGTPDAPKPAPAPEQKAAPKPAK from the coding sequence GTGAGCCGCCGCACGCACGCGACCATTCCTTGCCTGGGCGTCCTGTGCGCCCTCGTCCTCGCCGTCCCCACGGCCTTCGCGCAGCCGCCCGACGCGGCCCTCAAGGAAGAGGTGAAGCAGCGGCTGGGCAAGGTGGAGCAGTCGCTGGACGACTGGGACGTGGGAAGCGCCCGCCGCGAGCTCGCCGAGGTCGAGAAGCGCGTGCCCTCCGAGCTGGAGCCCCTGAAGTACTTCCAGGGGCGCGTGGCCTTCGAGGAGGGCCAGTACGACGACGCGGTGACGCTGCTGGAAGGCGCCAACATCGAGGACAAGCCGGGCAGCTACCTGCGGCTCGCGAAGGACACGCGCGCCATCGTCAAGGACCACCAGCGCGCGGAGAGCGAGCACTTCATCTTCTTCTACCCGAAGGGCAAGGAGGAGATCCTGGTGCCCTACGCGCTGGAGACGCTGGAGGCCATCCACCGCGCGCTCGCGGAGGACCTGGGCTGGACGCCGCCGGGCAAGGTGCGCGTGGAGGTGGTGAACAACGCGCGCGAGCTGTCCCGCGTCAGCACGCTGACGGAGAAGCAGATCCGCACCACGGGCACCATCGCCATCTGCAAGTTCAACAAGCTGATGGTCACGAGCCCCAAGGCCGTGGCGCAGGGCTACGACTGGCAGGACACGCTGGCGCACGAGTACGTGCACCTGGTCGTCAGCCAGCTGTCCCACAACACCGTGCCCATCTGGCTGCACGAAGGCCTGGCCAAGTTCCTGGAGTCGCGCTGGCGCGGCAAGGGCGGCCTGGCCATGACGCCGTCCACGCAGGCGCTGCTGGGCAAGCGCGTGAAGGAGGACAAGCTCATCCCCTTCGAGAAGATGCACCCCTCCATCGCCATGCTGCCCACGGCGGAGGACGCGGCCACCGCGTTCGCGGAGGTGTTCTACGCCATCGACTACATCCACGGCACCCAGGGCACCGCGGGCCTGCGCACCCTCTTGCAGGAGCTGAAGGCGGGCCAGCCGGACAAGAAGGCGGTGGAGGCGGCGACGGGCATGCCCTTCCCCCTCTTCGAGAAGACCTGGCTGTCCTACGTGAAGAAGCAGCCCTTCCCGCAGGAGCTGGTGCCGCGCGACGACCGCGTGGTGCTCAAGGAGGACGCCAAGGGCGCTCAGAAGGACAGCGAGAAGAAGGGGCGTGAAATCTCCTTCGGCGGCTTCTCCGAGGTGACCGAGGTCCCCGCGCGCAAGTTCGCGCACCTGGGGGAGGTGCTGCGCGAGCGCAACCGCGTGAAGGCCGCGGCGGAGGAGTACGCGCGGGCGCACAAGCTGGTGGGCGACAAGTACGAGTCGGTGTCCAACAAGTTCGCGCTCGCGCTCCTGGAGCTGCGCCGGCTGGATGAAGCGGAGTCCGTGCTGCGCGGCTCGCTGCGCATGCACCCGGGCTCGCCCTCCACCAACGTGCACCTGGGCCGCATCCTGCTGTTCCGAAAGGACTACCCGAAGGCGAAGACGGCATACCTGGAGGCGCTGGCCTCGGATCCGTTCGACCCCGAAATCCACGTGGCCCTCACGCGCATCCACGGCGCGCTGGGAGAGACGGCGCTCGCGTCGCGCACGCGCACGGCCGCCGCCAACCTCACGGGCCTCAAGCCCGACGACGTGGACCGCGCCGCCCAGGCCTTCCTGCGCGCCGAGGACGAGCTGTCGGAGACGAAGAACGTCCCCGCCGGCACGCCCGACGCCCCGAAGCCGGCGCCGGCTCCTGAGCAGAAGGCCGCTCCGAAGCCCGCGAAGTAG